Proteins encoded within one genomic window of Polynucleobacter duraquae:
- the cutA gene encoding divalent-cation tolerance protein CutA, whose protein sequence is MTPDKSTELLIVVTTFASLEDAKKMALQLIEGRLAACVQIQEGVHSIYRWDGKICEGKEVLLTAKTIVDKWIDISNFIKGHHPYDLPEVIAYAPEKYEAHYGKWVESEVK, encoded by the coding sequence ATGACCCCTGATAAATCTACTGAGTTATTAATTGTTGTCACCACTTTTGCATCACTAGAGGATGCAAAGAAAATGGCGCTTCAACTGATTGAGGGTCGATTAGCTGCCTGCGTACAAATTCAAGAAGGTGTGCATTCAATCTATCGGTGGGATGGCAAGATTTGCGAAGGAAAGGAAGTTCTGCTGACAGCAAAAACAATTGTAGATAAATGGATAGATATTTCTAATTTCATAAAAGGTCATCACCCCTATGATTTGCCCGAGGTGATTGCATATGCTCCTGAAAAATACGAAGCGCATTATGGCAAATGGGTAGAGTCCGAGGTAAAGTAG
- the rpsE gene encoding 30S ribosomal protein S5 — protein MAKMQTKMQNEERDDGLREKMIAVNRVTKVVKGGRILGFAALTVVGDGDGRIGMGKGKSKEVPVAVQKAMDEARRKMIKVSLRKGTLQHTVIGKHGASRVMISPAKDGTGVIAGGPMRAIFDVMGVTNVVAKSLGSTNPYNMVRATIDGLSKMSTPSEIAAKRGKSVEEILG, from the coding sequence ATGGCAAAAATGCAAACCAAGATGCAAAACGAAGAGCGTGATGATGGTCTTCGCGAGAAGATGATTGCTGTTAATCGCGTAACTAAAGTAGTTAAGGGTGGTCGTATTCTCGGCTTCGCTGCACTTACTGTAGTTGGCGATGGCGATGGTCGTATCGGCATGGGCAAAGGCAAATCAAAAGAAGTTCCAGTTGCTGTTCAAAAGGCAATGGACGAAGCACGTCGCAAGATGATCAAAGTTTCCTTACGTAAAGGTACTTTGCAACACACTGTGATTGGTAAACATGGCGCATCACGCGTGATGATTTCTCCAGCTAAAGACGGTACTGGCGTTATCGCCGGTGGCCCAATGCGCGCAATTTTCGATGTAATGGGCGTAACTAACGTTGTTGCTAAGTCACTTGGCTCAACAAACCCTTACAACATGGTTCGTGCAACGATTGATGGCTTGAGCAAGATGAGCACTCCTTCTGAAATTGCTGCTAAGCGCGGTAAGTCAGTTGAAGAGATTCTCGGCTAA
- the rplQ gene encoding 50S ribosomal protein L17, producing MRHGNGLRKLNRTSSHRLAMLRNMSNSLLEHEVIKTTLPKAKELRMVVEPLITLGKKDNLANRRLAFNRTRDRDIVTKLFTELGPRYATRPGGYLRILKFGFRHGDNAPMALVELVDRPEVEETAVAEEA from the coding sequence ATGCGTCACGGAAACGGCTTACGCAAACTAAACAGAACATCATCACATCGCTTGGCGATGCTGCGCAACATGTCCAATTCTCTTCTGGAGCACGAAGTGATTAAAACCACTTTGCCAAAAGCTAAAGAATTGCGCATGGTTGTTGAGCCTTTGATTACCTTAGGTAAAAAAGATAACTTAGCAAACCGTCGCTTAGCATTCAATCGCACGCGCGATCGCGATATCGTGACTAAACTCTTCACAGAGCTCGGCCCACGTTACGCAACTCGTCCAGGTGGCTACCTTCGTATTTTGAAGTTTGGCTTCCGCCATGGTGATAATGCACCTATGGCTTTGGTTGAGTTGGTGGATCGTCCGGAAGTTGAAGAAACAGCAGTAGCTGAAGAGGCTTAA
- a CDS encoding DNA-directed RNA polymerase subunit alpha: MQTNLLKPKIISVEALTANQAKVVMEPFERGYGHTLGNALRRVLLSSMVGYAPTEVAIAGVVHEYSTLDGVQEDVVNLLLNLKGIVFKLQSRDEVTINLRKEGPGVVTAKDIDLPHDVEIINPDHVIAHLSAGGKLDMQIKVEKGRGYVPGNMRQYHDETTKIIGRIVLDASFSPVSRVSYAVESARVEQRTDLDRLVMTIETNGVLSPEEAIRQAATILVDQLVVFAALESSEVSGDLAPSRSSMVDPMLMRPVDDLELTVRSANCLKAENIYYIGDLIQRTENELLKTPNLGRKSLNEIKDVLAARGLSLGMKLESWPPANLEK, encoded by the coding sequence ATGCAAACAAATTTGCTCAAGCCAAAAATTATTTCTGTTGAAGCGCTTACTGCCAACCAAGCTAAGGTTGTTATGGAGCCGTTCGAGCGTGGTTATGGCCACACACTCGGTAATGCATTACGTCGTGTTTTGTTGTCCTCAATGGTTGGTTATGCACCAACTGAAGTAGCAATCGCTGGTGTTGTTCATGAATACTCCACATTAGATGGCGTTCAAGAGGATGTAGTTAACCTTTTGTTGAACCTCAAAGGTATCGTATTCAAATTGCAGTCACGTGATGAAGTGACCATCAATTTGCGTAAAGAAGGCCCAGGCGTTGTTACAGCAAAAGATATCGACTTGCCACATGATGTAGAAATCATTAATCCTGATCATGTTATTGCTCACTTGTCAGCTGGTGGCAAGTTGGATATGCAGATCAAGGTTGAAAAAGGCCGTGGCTATGTACCAGGCAATATGCGTCAATACCATGACGAAACTACCAAGATTATTGGTCGCATCGTATTGGATGCCTCATTTAGCCCAGTAAGCCGTGTTAGCTATGCAGTTGAATCTGCTCGTGTTGAACAACGTACCGACCTTGATCGTCTCGTAATGACAATCGAAACAAACGGTGTGTTGTCTCCTGAAGAGGCAATTCGTCAAGCTGCTACCATTTTGGTTGATCAGTTAGTTGTTTTCGCAGCCCTCGAAAGCAGCGAAGTTTCTGGTGATCTTGCCCCAAGCCGCTCTTCAATGGTTGATCCAATGTTGATGCGTCCGGTTGATGATCTCGAACTCACAGTGCGCTCTGCAAACTGCTTGAAGGCTGAGAACATTTACTACATCGGTGACTTGATTCAACGTACAGAGAATGAATTGTTGAAGACGCCTAATTTAGGTCGTAAGTCTTTGAACGAAATCAAAGATGTATTGGCGGCTCGTGGCTTAAGTCTTGGCATGAAACTCGAAAGCTGGCCTCCAGCTAACCTCGAGAAATAA
- the rpmD gene encoding 50S ribosomal protein L30 codes for MTTTNSKVKLQLVRSLIGTRESHRATVRGLGLRRINSVSELEDTPAVRGMINKVSYLVKVVG; via the coding sequence ATGACAACAACTAACTCTAAAGTCAAACTGCAACTAGTACGCAGCTTGATCGGCACACGCGAAAGCCATCGTGCAACTGTTCGCGGCTTAGGCCTGCGTCGTATCAATTCAGTTTCAGAATTGGAAGACACACCAGCTGTTCGCGGAATGATTAATAAAGTTTCTTATCTAGTTAAAGTCGTTGGCTAA
- the rpsM gene encoding 30S ribosomal protein S13 yields the protein MARIAGVNIPNHQHTVIGLTAIFGIGTTRARKICETTGVAIDKKVKDLTDGDLEKLRDEVGKFITEGDLRREVTMSIKRLMDLGCYRGVRHRKGLPVRGQRTKTNARTRKGPRKSGVQLKK from the coding sequence ATGGCACGTATCGCTGGGGTAAATATCCCAAATCATCAACATACTGTTATCGGTTTAACAGCAATTTTTGGCATTGGCACAACGCGTGCTCGCAAAATTTGTGAAACTACAGGTGTTGCTATCGACAAAAAAGTTAAAGATCTTACTGACGGTGACCTGGAAAAGTTACGTGACGAGGTAGGTAAGTTCATCACTGAAGGCGACCTTCGTCGTGAAGTAACGATGAGCATCAAGCGTTTGATGGACTTAGGCTGCTATCGCGGCGTTCGTCATCGTAAGGGCTTGCCTGTACGTGGTCAACGTACTAAGACTAACGCCCGTACCCGCAAGGGCCCACGTAAGTCTGGCGTGCAACTCAAGAAATAA
- the secY gene encoding preprotein translocase subunit SecY, which translates to MALAPTNAANIAQSGSKFGELRQRLIFLVLALLVFRLGAHIPVPGIDPDQLAQLFAGQKDGILGMFNLFSGGALSRFTVFALGIMPYISASIIMQLMTIVVPTLESLKKEGQAGQRKITQYTRYGTVLLATFQALGISVALQAQPGLVINPGLMFELNTVVTLVTGTMFLMWLGEQITERGLGNGISIIIFGGIVSGLPSAIGSLLELVRTGSMNILSALLIVVICVAVTYFVVFVERGQRRILVNYAKRQVGNKIYGGQSSYFPLKLNMAGVIPPIFASSIILFPATIAGWFTSGETTNMFSKVIKDLAATLAPGQPVYTIMYAAAIIFFCFFYTALVFNSRDTADNLKKSGAFVPGIRPGDQTGRYIDKILVRLTLAGAIYMVLVCLLPEFLVLKYNVPFYFGGTSLLIIVVVAMDFMAQVQSFAMQQQYGSLMKKANFKMGA; encoded by the coding sequence ATGGCACTCGCACCTACTAACGCAGCAAATATTGCTCAATCAGGAAGCAAGTTTGGCGAATTACGCCAACGCTTGATATTCCTTGTCTTGGCATTGCTCGTGTTCCGCTTGGGTGCGCATATTCCTGTTCCAGGTATTGATCCAGACCAATTAGCACAATTGTTTGCAGGTCAAAAAGATGGCATCTTGGGTATGTTTAACCTGTTCTCAGGTGGTGCCCTATCCCGCTTTACAGTGTTTGCTTTAGGAATCATGCCGTACATCTCTGCATCCATCATCATGCAGTTGATGACGATTGTTGTGCCTACATTGGAGTCTTTGAAAAAAGAAGGGCAAGCAGGACAACGAAAGATCACTCAATACACACGTTACGGCACTGTGCTCTTGGCAACATTCCAAGCTCTAGGTATCTCAGTTGCGTTGCAAGCTCAACCAGGGTTAGTTATTAATCCAGGCTTAATGTTTGAACTCAACACAGTAGTCACTTTGGTTACTGGCACGATGTTTCTAATGTGGCTCGGCGAGCAGATTACTGAGCGCGGTCTTGGTAATGGTATTTCGATTATTATTTTTGGCGGTATTGTTTCTGGATTGCCATCTGCAATTGGTAGCTTGCTAGAACTAGTACGCACTGGCTCAATGAATATTTTGTCTGCATTGCTGATCGTGGTGATTTGCGTTGCAGTAACTTATTTTGTTGTGTTTGTAGAACGTGGTCAGCGTCGTATTTTGGTGAACTATGCAAAGCGTCAAGTTGGCAACAAGATTTACGGCGGACAGTCTTCATACTTCCCATTGAAGTTAAACATGGCTGGTGTTATCCCCCCAATTTTTGCTTCATCTATTATTTTGTTCCCTGCAACTATTGCTGGCTGGTTCACATCAGGCGAGACAACGAATATGTTCAGCAAAGTCATTAAAGACTTGGCAGCAACATTGGCCCCAGGTCAGCCTGTCTACACAATCATGTACGCTGCAGCGATTATCTTCTTCTGCTTTTTCTATACAGCTTTGGTTTTCAATAGCCGTGACACTGCAGATAACTTGAAGAAGAGCGGTGCCTTTGTTCCAGGTATTCGTCCTGGCGATCAAACCGGTCGTTACATCGACAAGATCTTAGTTCGTTTGACATTGGCTGGTGCGATTTATATGGTTTTGGTTTGCTTGTTACCAGAATTTCTAGTCTTGAAATACAACGTACCATTCTATTTCGGCGGTACTTCATTGTTGATTATTGTCGTTGTTGCAATGGATTTTATGGCTCAAGTTCAGTCATTCGCAATGCAACAACAGTATGGTTCTTTGATGAAAAAAGCTAACTTTAAGATGGGCGCTTAA
- the rpsK gene encoding 30S ribosomal protein S11 — translation MAKQQSASAASQRARKKVKKNVADGIAHVHASFNNTIITITDRQGNALSWATSGGQGFKGSRKSTPFAAQVAAEVAGKAAVECGIKNLEVQIKGPGPGRESAVRALNSLGIKITEIQDVTPVPHNGCRPPKRRRI, via the coding sequence ATGGCAAAACAACAATCCGCTTCTGCAGCTTCACAGCGCGCACGTAAGAAGGTTAAAAAGAACGTTGCTGACGGTATTGCACACGTTCACGCTTCTTTTAACAACACCATCATTACAATCACTGATCGTCAAGGTAATGCGCTTTCATGGGCAACATCTGGTGGTCAGGGCTTCAAAGGTTCACGTAAATCAACCCCTTTTGCTGCTCAGGTAGCGGCAGAAGTGGCAGGCAAAGCTGCTGTTGAATGTGGTATCAAGAATTTAGAAGTTCAGATCAAGGGTCCAGGCCCAGGTCGTGAATCAGCAGTTCGTGCGTTGAATTCTTTGGGGATCAAGATCACCGAGATTCAAGACGTAACTCCAGTTCCACATAATGGTTGCCGTCCTCCAAAGCGTCGTCGTATCTAA
- the infA gene encoding translation initiation factor IF-1 encodes MSKDDVIQMAGEIIENLPNAMFRVKLENGHVVLGHISGKMRMHYIRILPGDKVTVEMTPYDLTRARIIFRAK; translated from the coding sequence ATGTCTAAAGACGATGTAATTCAGATGGCGGGAGAAATTATTGAGAATTTGCCGAACGCAATGTTTCGCGTGAAGCTAGAGAACGGACATGTGGTTTTAGGGCACATTTCTGGAAAGATGAGGATGCATTACATCCGCATTCTGCCAGGAGATAAGGTAACAGTGGAGATGACTCCTTACGACCTGACACGAGCCAGAATCATTTTCCGAGCGAAGTAA
- the rpmJ gene encoding 50S ribosomal protein L36, with product MKVLASVKCICRNCKIIKRKRVVRVICSSDARHKQRQG from the coding sequence ATGAAAGTTTTAGCATCCGTTAAGTGTATTTGCAGAAATTGCAAGATCATTAAGCGCAAACGCGTTGTTCGCGTGATCTGTTCTTCAGACGCACGTCATAAGCAGCGTCAAGGCTGA
- the rplO gene encoding 50S ribosomal protein L15 → MQLNTLKPAAGSNKNRRRVGRGIGSGLGKTAGRGHKGQKSRSGGFHKVGFEGGQMPMYRRLPKRGFVSLTRRHVGQITLNDLAKINLPEVDLLVLRAHGFAGEQINSVKVIKTGELSIAVTLKGITATAGAKAAIEAAGGKLVDLV, encoded by the coding sequence ATGCAACTCAATACACTCAAACCCGCAGCGGGCTCCAATAAAAATCGTCGTCGCGTAGGTCGCGGTATCGGTTCAGGTCTTGGTAAAACTGCAGGCCGCGGTCACAAAGGTCAAAAGTCGCGTTCAGGCGGATTCCATAAAGTTGGATTCGAAGGTGGACAGATGCCGATGTATCGTCGTTTACCAAAACGTGGTTTCGTGTCATTGACGCGTCGTCACGTTGGTCAGATCACTTTGAATGACTTAGCAAAAATCAACTTACCAGAAGTGGACTTGTTGGTTTTGAGAGCCCACGGTTTTGCTGGTGAGCAGATTAATTCAGTAAAAGTGATTAAGACTGGTGAACTGTCTATTGCAGTAACCCTCAAGGGTATTACAGCAACTGCAGGTGCAAAAGCGGCTATTGAAGCAGCTGGCGGCAAATTGGTTGACTTGGTTTAA
- the rpsD gene encoding 30S ribosomal protein S4 encodes MARYLGPKAKLARREGTDLFLKSARRALSDKCKLDTKPGQHGRTSGSRTSDYGNQLREKQKVKRMYGILERQFRRYFAEAERRKGNTGSTLLQLLESRLDNVVYRMGFGSTRAEARQLVSHCAILLNGSPVNIPSIQVKPGDVIAIREKAKKQARITESLNLVQQMAAVGWVSVDAAKLEGTFKQVPDREDISGEINESLIVELYSR; translated from the coding sequence GTGGCACGTTACTTAGGGCCTAAGGCCAAATTAGCTCGTCGGGAAGGAACCGACTTATTTTTAAAGAGCGCACGTCGCGCCCTGTCAGACAAGTGCAAGTTAGATACTAAGCCTGGTCAACATGGCCGTACATCTGGCTCAAGAACTTCTGATTACGGTAATCAATTGCGTGAAAAGCAAAAGGTTAAGCGTATGTACGGAATTCTAGAGCGTCAGTTCCGTCGTTATTTCGCAGAAGCTGAGCGTCGTAAGGGTAATACTGGCTCAACATTACTTCAGTTGTTGGAATCACGCCTTGATAACGTTGTTTATCGTATGGGCTTTGGTTCTACTCGTGCTGAAGCGCGTCAATTGGTTTCCCATTGTGCAATTTTGCTCAATGGTAGCCCAGTAAATATTCCATCTATTCAGGTCAAACCTGGTGATGTAATTGCTATTCGTGAAAAAGCGAAGAAACAAGCACGTATTACAGAGTCACTCAATTTGGTTCAGCAGATGGCGGCAGTTGGCTGGGTATCAGTCGACGCAGCGAAGCTGGAGGGAACATTTAAGCAGGTGCCTGACCGTGAAGACATTAGCGGCGAAATTAATGAAAGTTTGATCGTCGAATTGTATTCACGCTAA